A genome region from Bacilli bacterium includes the following:
- a CDS encoding 3D domain-containing protein: MTKHFILRATFVLACLSLMAALTARANGLAGSKAERAIAAQSYQTSVPAITKSAGQSAAQSAAKANSIVAKTRATPAKQPAAPINAANKQTQADITYTVKKGDTLYGIAKLFGTSVELLQTKNHINEPRLLQIGTVLHIPGAKTFESIPAIDEKTSVVKVLQATLTAYTAGVESTGKRPGHPLYGITASGTHAQEGRTIAVDPKVIPIGTKVYIEGIGFRTAEDTGSAIKGAKIDVFMNDVKQARKFGVKKNRKVYVLSEDEKKIM, encoded by the coding sequence TTGACTAAGCATTTCATCTTGCGCGCGACATTCGTTTTGGCTTGCTTGAGCCTCATGGCCGCCTTAACCGCTCGGGCCAACGGCCTCGCAGGATCAAAAGCTGAACGCGCAATTGCTGCGCAATCATATCAAACTAGCGTGCCGGCGATAACAAAATCGGCGGGACAATCGGCGGCGCAATCGGCAGCGAAAGCAAACTCCATTGTCGCCAAAACTCGCGCCACACCGGCCAAACAACCCGCCGCGCCGATAAACGCCGCAAACAAGCAGACACAAGCGGACATCACCTATACAGTCAAAAAAGGCGACACGCTATACGGAATCGCCAAACTTTTCGGCACCTCGGTCGAATTATTGCAAACAAAAAATCATATAAACGAGCCGAGGCTACTGCAGATCGGGACTGTATTACATATTCCGGGGGCAAAAACATTTGAATCCATTCCGGCGATAGATGAAAAAACAAGCGTAGTAAAGGTTTTACAAGCGACTTTGACCGCTTATACCGCCGGAGTTGAATCTACAGGCAAAAGGCCTGGCCATCCGCTGTACGGCATCACCGCAAGCGGAACGCATGCGCAGGAAGGGCGCACAATTGCCGTCGATCCGAAGGTCATCCCTATCGGCACAAAAGTATATATCGAGGGAATCGGCTTCCGTACAGCCGAAGACACCGGCTCCGCCATCAAAGGCGCAAAAATCGACGTGTTTATGAATGACGTCAAGCAGGCTCGCAAGTTCGGTGTGAAGAAAAATCGGAAAGTATACGTGCTGTCCGAAGATGAAAAAAAAATCATGTGA
- a CDS encoding thiamine diphosphokinase, giving the protein MQRVVIFSGGQLGEWALAEIQEHDLIIGADRGAWFLLEHDIRPDIALGDFDSVNAGQLGIIREKSGQFFACDPVMKDLTDTEMAFDTALKLRPAPSEIVLCGAIGTRFDHTLANVHLLRRAVEQGIPCRICGEKNEIRLIDSRTVIRKSRFTHVSLLPFTLTVAGINLQGFQYPLVDATLQIGQSLGISNMITADEGEITISSGLLLVIQSSD; this is encoded by the coding sequence ATGCAACGCGTTGTAATTTTCTCGGGCGGGCAACTGGGAGAGTGGGCGCTTGCCGAAATTCAGGAACATGATTTGATTATCGGCGCCGATCGGGGCGCATGGTTTTTGCTTGAGCACGACATTCGGCCCGATATCGCCCTGGGTGATTTCGATTCCGTCAATGCCGGGCAGCTCGGCATCATCCGGGAAAAAAGCGGCCAATTTTTCGCCTGCGATCCGGTGATGAAGGATTTGACCGATACGGAGATGGCGTTTGACACGGCGCTTAAATTGCGGCCGGCGCCAAGCGAAATTGTGTTGTGCGGCGCAATCGGCACGCGCTTTGACCATACGCTTGCCAATGTGCACCTGTTGCGGCGGGCGGTGGAGCAAGGCATCCCGTGTCGCATCTGCGGCGAAAAAAACGAAATCCGGCTGATTGACAGCCGGACCGTCATCCGCAAAAGCCGCTTCACCCATGTCTCGCTGCTGCCGTTCACGTTGACAGTCGCCGGCATCAACCTGCAGGGCTTCCAATATCCGCTTGTCGACGCCACATTGCAAATCGGACAATCGCTCGGCATCAGCAACATGATCACGGCGGATGAAGGCGAAATCACCATTTCTTCCGGCTTGCTTCTGGTTATTCAAAGCTCCGACTGA
- a CDS encoding diacylglycerol kinase family protein → MIGFIVNPVSGNGRGKKTWKKIARALAKENRPYEVLFTEKPGDASVYAQRMASAQTFRKIVALGGDGTVNEVITGLFQANSMLPFGHIPAGSGNDFARGHLIPKDQMEALKLLFADTKPLSIDILSLRQGIAASSIGAGFDGKVAQETNRAAYKKWLNRIGLGFLAYFLTVVRVLFAYKPVSVELVVDGETFVYPDVWLVATANIPYIGGGMKICPTARPDDGQAEICIVNRIGKLEFLRVFPLVYSGKHAMHPAVHFHRGSHILIRSETPLAVHKDGEFAGETPLEIRVLANALPVIKPAANADSERP, encoded by the coding sequence ATGATCGGTTTTATCGTCAATCCCGTTTCCGGCAACGGACGCGGCAAAAAAACCTGGAAAAAAATCGCCCGCGCTTTGGCTAAGGAAAACCGGCCTTATGAAGTTTTGTTTACGGAAAAGCCCGGAGACGCAAGCGTGTATGCGCAGCGCATGGCATCCGCGCAAACATTTCGGAAAATCGTGGCGTTAGGCGGCGACGGAACCGTAAATGAGGTTATAACCGGTCTTTTTCAAGCCAACAGCATGCTCCCTTTCGGGCATATCCCCGCCGGATCGGGAAACGACTTTGCCCGCGGACATCTCATCCCAAAAGATCAAATGGAAGCGCTCAAATTATTGTTTGCCGACACGAAGCCGCTTTCCATTGACATTCTTTCGCTTAGGCAAGGCATCGCCGCCAGCTCAATCGGCGCCGGCTTCGACGGCAAAGTGGCGCAGGAAACCAACCGCGCCGCCTATAAAAAGTGGCTGAACCGCATCGGGTTAGGCTTTCTCGCCTATTTTCTCACCGTCGTCCGGGTATTGTTTGCTTACAAACCTGTTTCCGTGGAGTTGGTCGTGGATGGCGAAACGTTCGTCTATCCGGACGTCTGGCTTGTCGCTACCGCGAACATCCCCTATATCGGCGGCGGCATGAAAATATGCCCCACGGCGCGGCCCGATGACGGGCAAGCGGAAATTTGCATCGTAAACCGCATCGGCAAATTGGAGTTTTTGCGTGTATTTCCGCTTGTATATTCCGGAAAGCATGCGATGCACCCGGCCGTCCATTTTCACCGGGGAAGCCATATTCTCATTCGTTCCGAGACCCCCTTGGCAGTGCATAAAGACGGGGAATTTGCCGGGGAAACGCCGCTCGAGATCCGGGTGCTGGCGAACGCGCTCCCCGTTATCAAGCCCGCTGCAAATGCCGATTCCGAACGTCCCTGA
- a CDS encoding aldo/keto reductase family protein, with amino-acid sequence MKYRRLGRSGLKVSEISLGSWLTYGNSTEKETATKTIDKAYELGVNFFDTANVYAHGEAEKIVGEALRRYPRESYVVASKVFWPMGDGVNERGLSRKHVFEQAHATLKRLGLDYIDIYYCHRYDPETPVEETLRTFDDLVRQGKVLYIGVSEWTAAQIQEGLRVADRYLLDRIVVNQPVYNMFNRYIEKDVIPVSAANGIGQVVFSPLAQGVLTGKYKRGAAIPQGTRAADPKSNAWIKNLLTDDVLSKVEKLTEIARELDMSLAQLALAWILRQPNVASALIGASRPEQVVENVAAVGKTIPQEALERIEAILA; translated from the coding sequence ATGAAATACCGGAGGTTAGGTAGATCGGGACTGAAGGTAAGCGAGATCAGTTTGGGCAGCTGGCTTACATACGGCAATTCCACGGAAAAAGAAACGGCGACCAAAACGATAGACAAAGCATATGAACTGGGCGTCAACTTTTTTGATACCGCCAACGTGTATGCGCACGGCGAAGCGGAAAAAATCGTCGGGGAAGCTTTGCGGCGGTATCCGCGGGAGTCTTACGTCGTCGCGTCCAAAGTGTTTTGGCCGATGGGCGATGGGGTAAACGAACGCGGTTTGTCGCGCAAGCATGTGTTTGAGCAGGCGCATGCCACGTTAAAGCGGCTTGGGCTTGATTATATCGATATTTACTATTGCCATCGCTATGATCCCGAAACACCGGTGGAAGAAACGTTGCGGACATTCGACGATCTTGTGCGCCAGGGCAAGGTGCTGTATATCGGCGTCAGCGAGTGGACGGCGGCGCAAATACAGGAAGGGCTGCGGGTTGCGGATCGTTATTTGCTTGATCGGATTGTCGTAAATCAGCCTGTATATAATATGTTCAATCGATATATAGAAAAAGACGTCATTCCGGTAAGCGCGGCGAACGGTATCGGACAAGTGGTCTTTTCGCCGCTTGCGCAAGGTGTATTGACCGGCAAGTATAAACGCGGCGCGGCGATCCCGCAAGGAACCCGCGCGGCCGATCCGAAGTCGAACGCGTGGATCAAAAACTTGCTGACAGACGATGTGCTGTCCAAAGTCGAGAAGTTGACGGAGATCGCTCGCGAACTGGACATGTCGCTTGCGCAGTTGGCGCTTGCCTGGATTTTGCGCCAGCCCAATGTGGCCAGCGCGTTAATCGGCGCAAGCCGTCCCGAACAAGTGGTTGAAAATGTCGCCGCGGTAGGCAAAACGATCCCGCAAGAAGCGCTGGAACGCATCGAGGCCATTTTGGCATAG
- a CDS encoding biotin--protein ligase, producing MVNVPFAAAESLQLVDVSARAMDETILLPFAFDELYCRGAAQGWVPAVHIWRHNRAFVLGLRDRRLPFAETAMRELTAQGYSVCVRNSGGAAVPLDPGVVNISAIIPKPQAKADIRADFVEMAQLIRATVARISGLAIKDGEVGGAYCPGEFDLSAAGKKFCGISQRRQIGAIVVQAFVNVEGDSGKRAEAVRHFYQTASGKVPGEQEKSYPLVVKDMMASLSEFDPAITVDKFTVALISVLQERIALSVKAYPPELKAKLGQTIQLLKERYDR from the coding sequence ATGGTGAATGTTCCTTTTGCGGCAGCCGAATCATTGCAACTTGTGGATGTATCGGCGCGGGCGATGGATGAAACAATCTTGCTGCCGTTTGCCTTTGATGAACTGTATTGCCGCGGCGCTGCGCAAGGATGGGTGCCCGCCGTCCATATTTGGCGGCACAACCGCGCGTTTGTGCTGGGCTTGCGCGATCGGCGGTTGCCCTTTGCGGAAACGGCGATGCGCGAACTAACGGCGCAAGGCTACTCCGTTTGTGTGCGCAATTCCGGCGGCGCGGCGGTGCCCCTTGATCCCGGAGTGGTAAATATTTCGGCCATCATTCCGAAGCCGCAGGCGAAGGCGGATATACGCGCCGATTTTGTGGAGATGGCGCAGCTTATCCGGGCGACTGTCGCACGGATTTCCGGCCTGGCGATTAAAGATGGAGAAGTAGGCGGCGCCTATTGCCCCGGAGAATTTGATTTAAGCGCTGCCGGAAAAAAGTTTTGCGGCATTTCGCAACGCAGGCAAATCGGCGCCATTGTCGTGCAGGCGTTTGTGAACGTGGAAGGAGATTCCGGAAAGCGCGCGGAAGCGGTGCGGCATTTTTACCAAACCGCAAGCGGAAAAGTACCGGGCGAACAGGAAAAGTCTTACCCGCTTGTGGTCAAGGACATGATGGCCAGCTTGTCCGAATTTGACCCTGCCATTACCGTGGATAAGTTTACCGTTGCCCTCATCAGCGTATTGCAAGAGCGCATTGCCCTTTCCGTTAAGGCATATCCCCCGGAACTCAAGGCAAAGCTCGGACAGACCATTCAACTGCTTAAAGAGCGCTACGACCGTTAG
- a CDS encoding alpha/beta hydrolase-fold protein — translation MDEALIYKRKMAKEQINSALLGEVRECKIFLPPGYDEKSRYPVIYCQDGDDFFSMGRIATHATRLILEERIEPVIIVGISVDKKVRTAEYSPYGARFVAYTRFFAEELVPYIESRYAVDAVANRRILAGDSLGGTVSLHIALDAPHLFRRIISLSGAFLPKTQGKIAAFHDLSHLHMYMLIGADETAVKTETGVYDFLGYNRLTHKLLVERGAEVAYREKAGGHTWGLWQSELPEGLLLFLHRTNGRSAL, via the coding sequence ATGGATGAAGCGCTAATTTATAAACGCAAAATGGCAAAAGAACAAATCAACTCGGCGCTGCTTGGCGAAGTCCGCGAGTGCAAAATATTCCTGCCGCCCGGCTATGACGAAAAAAGCCGCTATCCGGTCATCTACTGCCAGGACGGCGACGATTTCTTCAGTATGGGGCGGATTGCCACGCATGCGACCCGGTTGATTTTGGAAGAACGCATCGAACCTGTAATCATTGTGGGAATCAGTGTGGACAAAAAGGTGCGCACAGCCGAATATTCGCCTTACGGCGCGCGCTTTGTCGCGTACACCCGGTTTTTTGCCGAGGAACTTGTGCCGTATATCGAATCGCGCTACGCGGTTGATGCCGTGGCGAACAGGCGGATTTTGGCGGGCGACTCGTTAGGGGGAACCGTATCGCTGCATATTGCGCTTGATGCGCCGCACCTTTTTCGGCGTATTATTTCGTTGTCGGGCGCTTTCCTGCCGAAAACGCAGGGGAAAATAGCCGCATTCCACGACCTGTCCCACCTGCATATGTACATGCTGATCGGCGCGGACGAAACAGCGGTCAAGACGGAAACCGGAGTTTACGATTTTCTCGGTTACAATCGTCTGACGCATAAATTGCTTGTGGAGCGGGGAGCGGAAGTGGCATACCGCGAAAAAGCGGGAGGACATACATGGGGCTTGTGGCAAAGCGAATTGCCGGAAGGATTGCTGCTGTTTTTGCATCGGACTAACGGTCGTAGCGCTCTTTAA
- the pdhA gene encoding pyruvate dehydrogenase (acetyl-transferring) E1 component subunit alpha — translation MFSILDNQGNVKPGAAAPELTNEQLRELMRRMVITRIWDQRAVSLGRQGRLGFYAPVSGQEAAMIGSQFALAKDDFILPGYRDIPELIWHGMPPHMAFLYSKGHQQGGQFPADFHGLMPQIIIGAQIVQAAGVAMGLKKRGRKNIAITYTGDGGSSQGDFYEGMNFAGVFKLPVIFFVQNNGYAISVPREKQTAAATLAQKAIAAGIAGVQIDGMDALAVYQAVTDARERALRGEGPTLIEAVNYRFGPHSLSGDDPTRYRSNEEKDEWEHKDPLPRLRKYLQRLGIWSEEDETKAIDEGKTMVNDAIKKAESVEKMTIPGLIDTLFAVTPEYYQEQAAEFAKQEG, via the coding sequence ATGTTTTCCATTTTGGATAATCAGGGCAACGTCAAGCCAGGGGCCGCTGCGCCTGAATTGACGAACGAGCAGCTGCGCGAGCTGATGCGCAGAATGGTGATTACCCGCATTTGGGACCAGCGCGCCGTCAGTTTGGGCAGACAGGGACGGCTTGGTTTTTATGCGCCTGTCTCCGGGCAGGAAGCGGCCATGATCGGCAGCCAGTTTGCGTTGGCGAAAGACGATTTCATTTTGCCGGGGTACCGCGATATTCCCGAATTGATCTGGCATGGGATGCCGCCCCATATGGCGTTTTTGTATTCGAAAGGCCATCAGCAAGGCGGACAATTTCCGGCGGACTTTCACGGCTTGATGCCGCAAATCATTATCGGAGCGCAAATCGTGCAGGCTGCGGGCGTGGCCATGGGCCTGAAAAAACGCGGCAGGAAAAATATCGCGATCACTTATACGGGCGACGGCGGCAGCTCGCAAGGCGACTTTTACGAAGGGATGAATTTTGCCGGCGTGTTTAAATTACCGGTCATCTTCTTCGTGCAAAATAACGGCTACGCCATTTCCGTGCCGCGGGAAAAACAGACCGCAGCCGCTACGCTTGCCCAGAAGGCAATAGCGGCGGGCATAGCCGGCGTGCAAATCGACGGCATGGATGCGCTTGCCGTTTACCAGGCGGTAACGGACGCCAGGGAAAGGGCGCTGCGCGGCGAAGGGCCGACGCTGATCGAAGCGGTGAATTACCGGTTCGGCCCGCATTCGTTATCCGGCGACGACCCGACCCGCTATCGTTCGAACGAAGAGAAGGACGAATGGGAGCATAAGGATCCGTTGCCGCGCCTGCGCAAATATTTGCAACGTTTGGGCATTTGGAGCGAAGAGGACGAGACGAAAGCGATTGACGAAGGCAAGACAATGGTAAACGATGCGATCAAGAAAGCGGAAAGCGTCGAGAAAATGACGATTCCGGGGCTGATTGACACGCTGTTTGCAGTTACTCCGGAGTATTACCAGGAACAGGCCGCAGAGTTTGCGAAACAGGAGGGCTGA
- a CDS encoding alpha-ketoacid dehydrogenase subunit beta encodes MAQMTMIQAITDAMRVELRRDENVLLFGEDVGHYGGVFRATEGLQKEFGVERVFDTPLAESGICGLAIGLGLQGYRPIAEIQFVGFIFEALDSIINQAARMRFRSGGRYHSPIVFRTPFGSGVKAAELHTDNLEGLIAQSQGIKVVIPSNPYDAKGLLISAIRDEDPVFFMEHMKLYRSFRQEVPEGEYTVPIGKANVVREGSHVTIITYGAMVQTSLKAAEEIEKSRGVKAEVIDLRTVSPLDMETIITSVKKTNRAIVVQEAQKSAGIGAEVVAQINEKAILHLEAPVLRIATPDVPFNFPMMEEELVPDVKRIIDGMNRVLDF; translated from the coding sequence ATGGCGCAAATGACGATGATTCAAGCGATTACCGACGCGATGCGGGTAGAATTGAGAAGAGATGAAAACGTGCTTTTGTTTGGCGAGGACGTCGGCCATTACGGCGGCGTGTTCAGAGCGACGGAAGGTTTGCAAAAGGAATTCGGCGTAGAGCGCGTATTTGATACGCCGCTTGCGGAATCGGGCATCTGCGGCCTGGCGATTGGTCTTGGGCTGCAAGGGTATCGCCCGATTGCGGAAATCCAGTTTGTCGGCTTTATCTTTGAAGCGTTGGACTCGATCATCAACCAGGCGGCGCGGATGCGTTTCCGCTCGGGCGGGCGCTACCACAGCCCGATCGTTTTCCGCACGCCGTTCGGCTCGGGGGTTAAAGCGGCGGAATTGCATACCGACAATCTGGAAGGCCTGATCGCGCAAAGCCAGGGTATCAAAGTGGTCATTCCGTCCAATCCTTACGACGCGAAAGGGCTGTTGATTTCAGCGATTCGCGACGAAGATCCGGTATTTTTCATGGAGCATATGAAGCTGTACCGTTCGTTCCGGCAGGAAGTGCCGGAAGGCGAATATACGGTGCCGATCGGCAAAGCGAATGTGGTGCGCGAAGGGTCGCATGTCACGATTATCACCTATGGAGCAATGGTGCAAACTTCGCTGAAAGCAGCCGAAGAAATCGAGAAATCGCGCGGCGTCAAAGCGGAAGTGATCGATTTGCGAACGGTCAGCCCGCTGGACATGGAAACGATTATAACGTCGGTGAAAAAGACGAATCGCGCCATCGTGGTGCAAGAAGCGCAAAAATCGGCGGGTATTGGCGCGGAAGTGGTCGCCCAAATCAACGAAAAAGCGATTTTGCATTTGGAAGCGCCCGTTTTACGCATTGCGACGCCGGATGTGCCGTTCAACTTCCCGATGATGGAAGAAGAATTGGTGCCCGATGTAAAACGGATTATCGACGGGATGAACCGCGTGCTGGATTTCTGA
- a CDS encoding dihydrolipoamide acetyltransferase family protein: protein MALFEFKLPDVGEGMHEGEIVKWHVKPGDTIDEDQVLLEVQNDKAVVELPTPVKGVVKEIKVPEGTVTTVGSVLAVIDAEGALPAAAGGGQAAEAAPAEPVPAASAPAQQAAPPQPAPAIPPAAAVPPAAAPAPAALNAAGKRDGREVLATPSVRKLAREKGIDLASVIGTGKHGQVTREDILNYQPNAAAAAAQAEQAAPSAQAPQAAQAPAAAAPQETFAAEERVPFKGIRKVIAAAMVKSVYTAPHVTVMDEVDVTRLVEFREKMKPLAEQRGVKLTYLPFIVKALIAAARKFPVINASLDEEAGEIVYKKNYHIGIATDTDNGLIVPVVKDADRKNLWTIANEIRDLAARGRDGKLAPQELKGSTISITNIGSAGGMFFTPVINYPEVAILGTGRITEKPVVRNGVLAVGNVMALSLSFDHRIIDGATAQHALNHIKQLLENPDLFVMEV from the coding sequence ATGGCGTTATTTGAATTCAAGCTGCCGGATGTCGGCGAAGGGATGCACGAAGGCGAAATTGTGAAATGGCATGTCAAACCTGGGGATACGATAGATGAGGACCAGGTGCTTTTGGAAGTGCAAAATGACAAGGCGGTCGTAGAGTTGCCGACCCCTGTTAAAGGTGTTGTAAAAGAAATCAAGGTTCCCGAGGGCACGGTCACGACTGTGGGCAGCGTGCTTGCCGTGATTGACGCGGAAGGAGCGCTGCCGGCTGCGGCGGGCGGCGGTCAGGCTGCCGAAGCTGCGCCTGCGGAGCCTGTTCCCGCGGCATCCGCGCCGGCGCAGCAGGCTGCGCCACCGCAACCGGCGCCGGCGATTCCGCCGGCAGCCGCAGTACCGCCGGCGGCGGCTCCCGCGCCCGCCGCGCTGAACGCGGCCGGCAAGCGGGATGGACGGGAAGTGTTGGCTACGCCAAGCGTCCGCAAACTGGCCCGCGAAAAAGGCATCGATCTTGCTTCCGTTATCGGAACAGGCAAACATGGTCAAGTTACGCGCGAAGATATTTTGAACTATCAGCCGAATGCCGCGGCAGCGGCGGCTCAGGCCGAACAAGCGGCGCCGTCCGCCCAGGCACCGCAGGCTGCGCAAGCGCCGGCGGCAGCCGCACCGCAGGAAACCTTCGCTGCGGAAGAACGCGTTCCGTTCAAAGGAATCCGCAAGGTGATTGCCGCTGCCATGGTCAAATCCGTCTATACGGCGCCGCACGTTACCGTGATGGACGAAGTGGACGTGACAAGACTGGTGGAATTCCGCGAAAAGATGAAGCCGCTCGCCGAACAAAGAGGCGTCAAGCTGACATATCTGCCGTTTATCGTCAAAGCGTTGATCGCGGCGGCGCGGAAATTTCCGGTTATCAACGCGTCGCTTGATGAGGAAGCGGGCGAGATCGTTTATAAAAAGAACTATCATATCGGCATAGCCACCGATACGGACAACGGCTTGATCGTGCCGGTCGTCAAAGACGCCGACCGCAAAAATCTGTGGACGATCGCGAACGAAATCCGCGATCTGGCGGCCCGGGGCAGAGACGGCAAACTTGCTCCGCAGGAGTTGAAGGGAAGCACGATTTCGATCACGAATATCGGATCGGCAGGCGGTATGTTCTTTACGCCGGTAATCAATTATCCGGAAGTCGCGATTTTGGGAACCGGCCGCATTACCGAAAAACCGGTTGTCAGAAACGGCGTGTTGGCAGTAGGCAACGTGATGGCGCTGTCGTTAAGCTTTGATCACCGCATCATTGACGGCGCAACCGCGCAGCATGCTCTAAACCATATCAAGCAACTGCTGGAAAATCCCGATTTGTTCGTGATGGAGGTGTGA